A window from Pseudomonas campi encodes these proteins:
- the cysD gene encoding sulfate adenylyltransferase subunit CysD produces the protein MHAENATMSQLTHLERLEAESIDIFREAVAEAENPVMLYSIGKDSAVMLHLARKAFFPSPPPFPLLHVDTTWKFQAMYEMRERMAKESGMQLLVHHNPQAQEQGINPFSHGSSMHTDMWKTEGLKQALTAHKFDLAFGGARRDEEKSRAKERVFSFRSAQHRWDPKAQRPELWRLYNARKQQGESIRAFPISNWTELDIWQYIYLEGIPIVPLYFAAKRPVVERDGTLIMVDDERMPLREGEVPQLKSVRFRTLGCYPLTGAVESEADTLPGIIQEMLLATTSERQGRMIDHDSSGSMEKKKVEGYF, from the coding sequence ATGCATGCAGAGAATGCCACTATGTCGCAGTTGACCCACCTCGAACGTCTGGAAGCGGAAAGCATCGATATTTTCCGCGAAGCGGTTGCCGAAGCGGAAAACCCGGTGATGCTCTATTCCATCGGCAAGGACAGCGCGGTGATGCTGCATCTGGCGCGCAAGGCATTCTTTCCGTCCCCTCCCCCCTTTCCTCTGCTGCACGTAGACACCACCTGGAAGTTCCAGGCGATGTACGAGATGCGTGAGCGCATGGCCAAGGAATCGGGCATGCAGCTGCTGGTCCACCACAACCCGCAAGCCCAGGAGCAGGGGATCAATCCGTTCAGCCACGGCTCCTCGATGCACACCGACATGTGGAAAACCGAGGGCCTGAAACAGGCCCTGACAGCCCACAAGTTCGACCTGGCCTTCGGCGGCGCGCGGCGTGACGAAGAGAAATCGCGGGCCAAGGAGCGCGTGTTCTCCTTCCGCTCCGCCCAGCATCGCTGGGACCCCAAGGCGCAGCGCCCGGAACTGTGGCGCCTGTACAACGCGCGCAAGCAACAAGGCGAAAGCATCCGCGCCTTCCCGATTTCCAACTGGACCGAGCTGGATATCTGGCAGTACATCTATCTGGAAGGCATTCCGATCGTGCCGCTGTACTTCGCCGCCAAACGCCCGGTGGTCGAGCGCGATGGCACACTGATCATGGTCGACGATGAGCGCATGCCGCTCCGCGAAGGCGAGGTGCCGCAACTGAAAAGCGTACGTTTCCGCACGCTGGGCTGCTACCCACTGACCGGCGCGGTGGAGTCGGAAGCCGACACACTGCCTGGCATCATTCAGGAAATGCTCCTGGCCACCACCAGCGAACGCCAGGGACGGATGATCGACCACGACAGCAGTGGCTCGATGGAAAAGAAAAAGGTCGAGGGTTACTTCTGA
- a CDS encoding sulfotransferase family protein: MTQPLFILALPRSYTSLIAGMLGQHPQAFGLPELNLFTVDRLMEMWDGKSDAGFGKFQRHGILRAVAEIYAGEQTSNTVEMANHWLAARQSRSGSEVFQEICQAIAPLMAIEKSPAHVTSAIYLERIYAAYPDAFYMHLTRHPTNQGNSVMKMQEGGYALSVNSIDYTENQAIIDPQLAWHDTNLNIMELLEKVPERQKLHVRGEDVMSDPLGSLADICRWLGLRDDIEALEDMLHPEQSSFARVGPINALFGNDPNFLRDPVFQPHLPKQPPLRAPLPWRIDGACLKAEVQKMALEFGYQH; the protein is encoded by the coding sequence ATGACTCAGCCGCTGTTCATCCTGGCGTTGCCGCGATCCTATACCTCATTGATCGCCGGCATGCTGGGCCAGCATCCACAGGCATTCGGGCTGCCCGAGCTGAACCTGTTCACCGTCGATCGCCTGATGGAAATGTGGGACGGCAAGAGTGACGCTGGTTTCGGCAAGTTCCAGCGCCACGGCATCCTGCGTGCGGTCGCCGAGATCTATGCCGGCGAACAGACCAGCAACACCGTGGAAATGGCCAACCACTGGCTGGCCGCGCGGCAGAGCCGTAGCGGTAGCGAGGTTTTCCAGGAAATCTGCCAGGCGATTGCGCCGCTGATGGCCATCGAGAAAAGCCCGGCGCATGTCACCAGCGCGATCTATCTGGAGCGCATCTACGCCGCCTATCCCGATGCCTTTTATATGCACCTGACCCGCCACCCGACCAATCAGGGCAACTCGGTGATGAAGATGCAGGAAGGTGGCTATGCCCTCTCGGTGAACTCGATCGACTACACCGAAAACCAGGCGATCATCGATCCGCAACTGGCCTGGCATGACACCAACCTGAACATCATGGAACTGCTGGAAAAGGTCCCCGAACGGCAGAAGCTGCATGTGCGCGGCGAAGACGTGATGTCCGACCCTCTGGGCAGCCTGGCGGACATCTGCCGCTGGCTGGGCCTGCGCGATGATATCGAGGCACTGGAAGACATGCTGCACCCCGAACAGTCATCTTTTGCCCGCGTCGGCCCGATCAATGCACTGTTCGGCAACGACCCCAATTTTCTGCGCGACCCGGTATTCCAGCCCCATTTACCCAAACAGCCGCCCTTGCGTGCCCCCCTGCCCTGGCGCATCGATGGTGCCTGCCTGAAGGCAGAAGTACAGAAAATGGCCCTGGAATTCGGCTATCAACACTGA
- a CDS encoding helicase HerA-like domain-containing protein codes for MPVTDSFVLGSDPLGHPIAQALRLTNRHGLVAGATGTGKTVTLQRLAELFSDAGVAVFAADIKGDLCGLGAAGNPQGKVAERIAGMPWLQHRPQAYPVTLWDVAGKSGHPLRTTLSEMGPLLLANLLELTDSQQAALYAAFQVADREGLLLLDLKDLKALLNHLKEHPELLGEDRALFAGASAQALQRRLATLEQQGGDALFGEPALQLEDILRPDRDGRGRIHLLDASQLVHEAPKVYATFLLWLLAELFEQLPERGDADKPVLALFFDEAHLLFADTPKALQERLEQVVRLIRSKGVGVYFVTQSPSDLPDDVLAQLGLRIQHGLRAFTAKEQKSLRAVADGFRPNPEFDSLSVLTELGIGEALAGTLEEKGTPAMVQRVAIAPPQSRIGPLSEAERAALLRGSPQAGRYDKPFDRESAYEMLMVRAQQQADEAPAVKPNAAGQGAEAGGLGGMAGELLGSLASQVMKTAVRQAANQIGRQLVRGLMGSLLGGKRR; via the coding sequence ATGCCGGTAACCGATTCATTCGTATTGGGTTCCGACCCACTGGGTCATCCCATTGCCCAGGCGTTGCGCCTGACTAATCGTCATGGCCTGGTGGCGGGTGCCACCGGTACCGGCAAGACGGTGACCCTGCAGCGCCTGGCTGAGTTGTTCAGCGATGCTGGAGTGGCGGTGTTCGCCGCCGATATCAAAGGTGATCTCTGCGGCCTGGGGGCGGCGGGTAATCCTCAGGGTAAAGTGGCCGAGCGCATAGCCGGCATGCCCTGGCTGCAGCACCGCCCGCAGGCTTACCCGGTGACACTCTGGGATGTGGCGGGCAAGAGTGGCCATCCCCTGCGCACCACGCTCAGCGAAATGGGCCCGCTACTGCTGGCCAACCTGCTGGAACTCACGGATAGCCAGCAGGCGGCGCTCTATGCCGCGTTTCAGGTCGCCGACCGCGAAGGTTTGCTGTTGCTCGATCTGAAAGACCTCAAGGCGCTGCTCAACCATCTCAAGGAACATCCCGAGCTGCTCGGGGAGGATCGTGCGCTGTTTGCCGGAGCGTCTGCACAGGCCCTGCAGCGGCGCCTGGCGACCCTCGAGCAACAGGGCGGCGATGCCCTGTTCGGCGAGCCGGCGCTGCAACTGGAAGATATTCTGCGTCCCGATAGAGACGGGCGCGGACGCATCCATCTGCTCGATGCCAGCCAGCTGGTCCACGAAGCGCCCAAGGTCTACGCCACCTTCCTGCTGTGGTTGTTGGCCGAGCTGTTCGAGCAACTGCCCGAGCGGGGCGATGCGGATAAGCCGGTGCTGGCGCTGTTCTTCGATGAGGCTCATCTGCTCTTTGCCGATACGCCCAAGGCCCTGCAAGAGCGTCTGGAGCAGGTGGTGCGGCTGATCCGCTCCAAGGGCGTGGGGGTCTATTTCGTGACCCAGTCGCCGAGTGATCTGCCGGATGATGTGCTGGCCCAGCTTGGCTTGCGTATTCAGCACGGTTTGCGTGCTTTCACCGCCAAGGAGCAGAAGTCCCTGCGCGCGGTGGCCGATGGCTTCCGTCCCAATCCCGAGTTCGACAGCCTCAGCGTGCTCACCGAGCTGGGCATTGGCGAAGCGCTGGCCGGCACCCTGGAGGAGAAGGGCACGCCGGCCATGGTGCAGCGCGTGGCTATCGCCCCGCCGCAGTCACGTATCGGCCCCTTGAGCGAGGCCGAGCGCGCCGCATTGTTGCGCGGTTCGCCGCAAGCCGGGCGCTATGACAAGCCGTTTGATCGCGAGTCAGCCTATGAAATGCTTATGGTGCGTGCACAGCAGCAAGCGGATGAGGCTCCTGCGGTCAAGCCGAATGCAGCAGGTCAGGGAGCGGAGGCGGGCGGCCTGGGCGGTATGGCTGGCGAATTGCTGGGCAGTCTCGCCAGTCAGGTCATGAAGACTGCCGTACGCCAGGCGGCCAACCAGATTGGTCGACAGCTGGTGCGGGGGCTGATGGGCTCTCTGCTGGGCGGCAAGCGTCGCTGA
- a CDS encoding alpha/beta hydrolase family esterase, with the protein MRTTLIKTLLSSLLLLAPLLAGAAGNEGRLFEMQVNGASRSYKLYVPSNAQGPLPLMIVMHGGLGNADDTERTTGMNRIAASNQFMVAYPNGTGARLMKKRRTWNAGKCCGQAAEQNVDDVQFIRSMLGDIASHHPLDRSRVYATGISNGAMMAYRLACEIPQDIAAIIPVSGTLALNSCAGAKSVAVLHIHGAKDSNVPYAGGMGENAIAGVAHRSVPETLQIMAKAHNCAGSSEQALPDGSELTSWSCPSQAAVQLRLIPNGEHVWPGGDSRRNRKLFAGNFSASQAAWDFAKQFQKNR; encoded by the coding sequence ATGCGCACCACACTGATCAAAACCCTGCTGTCGAGCCTGTTGCTGCTGGCACCCCTGCTGGCAGGGGCCGCCGGCAATGAAGGCCGGCTGTTTGAAATGCAGGTCAACGGCGCCTCCCGTAGCTACAAGCTCTACGTACCGAGCAATGCACAGGGCCCGCTGCCGCTGATGATCGTTATGCATGGCGGGCTTGGTAATGCCGATGACACCGAGCGCACCACCGGCATGAACCGCATCGCCGCCAGCAACCAGTTCATGGTGGCCTACCCCAACGGCACAGGCGCCCGGCTGATGAAGAAGCGCCGCACCTGGAATGCCGGTAAATGTTGCGGCCAGGCCGCCGAGCAGAATGTTGACGATGTGCAGTTCATCCGCAGCATGCTCGGGGATATCGCCAGCCACCATCCCCTGGACCGTTCGCGGGTCTACGCCACCGGCATTTCCAACGGTGCGATGATGGCCTACCGCCTGGCCTGTGAAATCCCCCAGGACATCGCCGCGATCATTCCGGTTTCCGGCACACTGGCGCTCAATAGCTGTGCCGGGGCGAAGAGCGTAGCGGTATTGCATATCCATGGTGCGAAGGACAGCAACGTACCCTATGCCGGCGGCATGGGGGAGAACGCCATCGCCGGCGTGGCCCACCGCTCCGTACCGGAAACCCTGCAGATCATGGCCAAGGCGCATAATTGTGCAGGCTCCAGCGAGCAGGCTCTGCCGGACGGCTCGGAACTGACCAGCTGGAGCTGCCCGAGCCAGGCCGCCGTGCAACTCCGCCTGATCCCCAACGGCGAGCATGTCTGGCCCGGCGGTGACAGTCGGCGCAATCGCAAGCTGTTTGCCGGCAACTTCTCCGCCAGCCAGGCGGCCTGGGACTTTGCCAAACAGTTCCAGAAGAACCGCTGA
- a CDS encoding sulfatase-like hydrolase/transferase: MSAPINHIVFIIMDSCRYDSCVAAKTPNIERVGEIEKRYSYASWTAPSHYAFTMGMLPHNTPREVYASEVYKEEFVQWVTRTGITDVSFRNFIPELSLPKVLGQLGYRTVARVSMPVLNQQTAINQHFDDYKLMSNHNDFAGMVEEMTFPEDEPHYYFLNLGETHYPYMLTDENLPRISGVHGVFKTLGGEAQHNAADSEAFFDQEQMEMLRQQQIRCVEYVDGLIGKLMEKAPENTWFIITADHGELFGEDGYFGHGPIMHEKCFEVPFVEGFAGKA; the protein is encoded by the coding sequence ATGAGTGCACCTATCAACCACATCGTGTTCATCATCATGGACAGCTGCCGCTATGACTCCTGCGTGGCTGCCAAGACACCGAATATCGAGCGCGTTGGCGAGATCGAAAAGCGTTACAGCTATGCCTCCTGGACGGCGCCGTCGCACTACGCCTTCACCATGGGCATGCTGCCGCACAACACCCCGCGCGAGGTCTATGCCTCCGAGGTGTACAAGGAAGAGTTCGTGCAGTGGGTGACCCGCACCGGGATCACCGATGTGTCGTTCCGCAACTTCATCCCGGAACTGTCGCTGCCCAAGGTGCTCGGCCAACTCGGCTACCGCACGGTGGCGCGCGTATCGATGCCGGTGCTCAACCAGCAGACCGCCATCAACCAGCACTTCGATGACTACAAGCTGATGAGCAACCACAACGACTTCGCCGGCATGGTCGAGGAAATGACCTTCCCCGAGGACGAGCCGCACTACTACTTCCTCAACCTGGGCGAAACCCACTACCCCTACATGCTCACGGACGAAAACCTGCCGCGCATCTCCGGGGTACACGGCGTGTTCAAGACCCTCGGCGGTGAGGCCCAGCACAACGCCGCAGACAGCGAGGCATTCTTCGATCAGGAGCAGATGGAAATGCTCCGCCAGCAGCAGATTCGCTGCGTCGAGTACGTCGATGGACTGATCGGCAAGCTGATGGAGAAAGCCCCGGAAAACACCTGGTTCATCATCACCGCCGACCACGGCGAACTGTTCGGTGAAGATGGCTATTTCGGCCACGGCCCGATCATGCACGAGAAGTGCTTCGAAGTGCCGTTCGTCGAAGGCTTCGCAGGCAAGGCCTGA
- a CDS encoding methyl-accepting chemotaxis protein, translating into MTQNLKFSHKILLAASLVVIAAFSLFTLYNDYLQRNVIKSDLESELQSLGAVTASNIQNWLSGRILLVENVAQSIDSETTPESLVKTLQQRALSSTFAFTYLGAADGIFTSRPESDIPADYDPRTRPWYKDAMAAGGSTLTEPYVDVATGGLIITIATPAGSTGVVGGDLSLNTLVQIINSLDFGGMGYAFLVSSDGKILVHPDKDLVMKSLKEVYPQNTPQVSSGFSEAELDGAPRLLTFTAVKGLPSVNWYVGLSIDKNKAYATLSEFRASAIVATVIAVVLIMFLLSMLISVLMQPLRVMGRAMQDIAQGEGDLTKRLHIQSQDEFGQLAKSFNQFVERIHASIREVSSATQQVNEVAKLVVNASNSSMVNSDEQANRTTSVAAAINELGAAAQEIARNAAQASHEASDARRLAEDGSQVLKKTISAMNELSSKISASSTSIEALNSKTVNIGQILEVIKSISEQTNLLALNAAIEAARAGEAGRGFAVVADEVRNLAHRTQESAQEIQKMIEELQVDARESVNTMTESQRYSSESVTIANQAGERLGSVTQRIGEIDGMNQSVATATEEQTSVVEALNMDITEINTLNQEGVENLHATLRACGDLEQQASRLKQLVDSFRI; encoded by the coding sequence ATGACCCAGAACCTGAAATTCAGCCACAAGATACTGCTAGCCGCCTCCCTGGTGGTAATCGCAGCCTTCTCCCTGTTCACCCTGTACAACGACTACCTGCAACGCAACGTGATCAAGTCCGATCTGGAAAGCGAGCTGCAGAGTCTTGGTGCAGTAACTGCCAGCAACATCCAGAACTGGCTATCCGGGCGCATCCTGCTGGTGGAAAACGTTGCCCAGTCAATCGACAGCGAGACCACGCCCGAAAGCTTGGTGAAAACCCTGCAGCAACGTGCTCTGAGTTCGACCTTCGCCTTCACCTACCTGGGCGCCGCCGACGGTATCTTCACCTCTCGCCCGGAGAGCGATATACCGGCAGACTACGACCCGCGCACCCGCCCCTGGTACAAGGATGCCATGGCGGCTGGCGGCTCCACCCTCACCGAACCCTATGTCGACGTGGCCACTGGCGGGCTGATCATCACCATTGCCACCCCGGCCGGCAGTACCGGCGTAGTGGGCGGCGACCTCAGCCTGAACACCCTGGTCCAGATCATCAACTCGCTGGACTTCGGCGGCATGGGCTATGCCTTCCTGGTCAGTTCGGATGGCAAGATCCTGGTGCACCCGGACAAGGATCTGGTGATGAAGTCGCTCAAGGAGGTCTACCCGCAGAACACCCCCCAAGTCAGCAGTGGTTTCAGTGAAGCGGAGCTGGATGGCGCCCCCCGCCTGCTCACCTTCACCGCCGTCAAGGGCCTGCCCTCGGTGAACTGGTACGTCGGCCTGTCCATCGACAAGAACAAGGCCTATGCCACCCTCAGCGAGTTCCGCGCCTCGGCCATCGTTGCCACGGTGATCGCCGTCGTGCTGATCATGTTCCTGCTGAGCATGCTGATCAGCGTGCTGATGCAACCACTGCGGGTGATGGGCCGGGCCATGCAGGACATCGCCCAGGGCGAAGGTGACCTGACCAAGCGCCTGCATATCCAGAGTCAGGATGAATTTGGCCAACTGGCGAAATCCTTCAACCAGTTCGTCGAGCGCATCCACGCCTCGATCCGCGAAGTGTCCTCGGCCACCCAACAGGTCAACGAAGTAGCCAAGCTGGTGGTCAACGCCTCCAACTCCTCGATGGTCAACTCCGACGAGCAAGCCAATCGCACCACCAGCGTGGCAGCGGCGATCAACGAACTTGGCGCGGCAGCGCAGGAGATTGCGCGCAATGCGGCGCAGGCCTCACATGAGGCTTCCGATGCGCGGCGCCTAGCGGAAGACGGCAGTCAGGTGCTGAAGAAGACCATCTCGGCGATGAATGAACTGTCGAGCAAGATCAGTGCATCCAGCACCAGTATCGAGGCACTCAACAGCAAAACGGTGAACATCGGGCAGATCCTCGAGGTAATCAAGAGCATTTCCGAGCAAACCAACCTGTTGGCCCTGAACGCCGCTATTGAGGCGGCACGCGCCGGTGAAGCCGGCCGCGGTTTCGCCGTGGTCGCCGACGAGGTCCGCAACCTGGCACACCGCACCCAGGAGTCGGCCCAGGAAATCCAGAAGATGATCGAGGAGCTGCAGGTGGATGCGCGCGAGTCGGTCAATACCATGACCGAAAGCCAGCGCTACAGCAGCGAGAGCGTGACCATTGCCAACCAGGCCGGTGAGCGCCTGGGCAGTGTTACTCAGCGCATCGGTGAAATCGACGGGATGAACCAGTCAGTCGCCACCGCCACCGAAGAGCAAACCTCGGTGGTCGAAGCCCTGAACATGGACATCACCGAGATCAACACCCTCAACCAGGAAGGCGTGGAGAACCTGCACGCCACGTTGCGCGCCTGTGGCGACCTGGAGCAACAGGCCAGCCGCCTGAAGCAGCTGGTGGATAGCTTCCGCATCTGA
- the cysN gene encoding sulfate adenylyltransferase subunit CysN gives MNAHTHLIEEDIEQYLKVHQHKSLLRFITCGSVDDGKSTLIGRLLYDAKALLEDQMSALESDSKKVGTQGGELDFALLVDGLSAEREQGITIDVAYRFFATEKRKFIVADTPGHEQYTRNMITGASTADLAVILIDARKGVLTQTRRHSYLVSLIGIKRVVLAINKLDMVDYSQEVFEQIDADYRAFASKLGIEHIQSIPLSALRGDNMTGPSSNTPWYQGPSLMQHLESVPIDGAQDDAPLRMPVQWVNRPNLDFRGFSGRILGGSVRPGDAIRVLPSGKISTVARIVTLDGDLAVATTGQSVTLTLSDEIDISRGDVIASADAPPAVADQFEATVVWMAEQALLPGRAYLVKMGASTVGATLSPPKYQIDVNSLDQLPARTLELNEIGVCTLSLDRATAFDPYAENRDMGSFIIIDRYSNQTVGAGMLHFALRRSQNIHWQALEVDKAARGRLNGHKPCVLWLTGLSGAGKSTIANLLERRLHAMGVHTYLLDGDNVRHGLNKDLGFTAADRVENIRRVGEVSKLMVDAGLIVISAFISPFRSERELARNLVAEGEFIEVFVDTSLSEVEKRDPKGLYKKARRGELKNFTGIDSPYEAPEAAEIHIETSRHSAEQAADHIVEQLRARGLVH, from the coding sequence ATGAACGCACACACCCACCTCATCGAAGAGGACATCGAGCAGTACCTCAAGGTGCACCAGCACAAGAGCCTGCTGCGCTTCATCACTTGCGGCAGTGTCGATGACGGCAAGAGCACGCTGATCGGTCGCCTGCTGTACGACGCCAAGGCACTTCTGGAAGACCAGATGAGCGCCCTGGAAAGCGACTCGAAGAAAGTCGGCACCCAGGGCGGCGAACTGGATTTCGCCCTGCTGGTCGATGGCCTTTCCGCCGAGCGCGAACAAGGCATCACCATCGATGTCGCCTATCGCTTCTTCGCCACCGAGAAACGCAAGTTCATCGTTGCCGACACTCCCGGCCATGAGCAATACACCCGCAACATGATCACCGGCGCTTCGACCGCCGACCTCGCGGTGATCCTGATCGATGCGCGCAAAGGCGTGCTGACCCAGACCCGCCGCCACAGCTATCTGGTCTCACTGATCGGCATCAAGCGTGTGGTATTGGCGATCAACAAGCTGGACATGGTCGATTACTCGCAGGAAGTCTTCGAGCAGATCGACGCCGACTACCGCGCCTTCGCCAGCAAGCTGGGCATCGAGCACATCCAGAGCATCCCGCTGTCCGCCCTGCGCGGCGACAACATGACCGGCCCCAGCAGCAACACCCCATGGTATCAGGGCCCGAGCCTGATGCAGCACCTGGAGAGCGTGCCCATCGATGGCGCCCAGGACGATGCGCCCCTGCGCATGCCGGTGCAGTGGGTGAACCGCCCCAACCTGGATTTTCGCGGCTTTTCCGGTCGCATCCTCGGCGGCAGTGTGCGCCCTGGCGACGCAATCCGCGTGCTGCCCTCGGGCAAGATCAGCACAGTAGCGCGTATCGTCACCCTCGACGGCGATCTGGCCGTAGCCACTACCGGCCAGTCCGTCACCCTGACCCTGAGCGACGAGATCGACATCAGCCGCGGCGATGTAATCGCCAGCGCCGATGCGCCCCCGGCAGTCGCCGACCAGTTCGAAGCCACAGTGGTGTGGATGGCCGAGCAGGCCCTGCTGCCAGGCCGCGCCTACTTGGTGAAGATGGGCGCCAGTACAGTCGGCGCGACACTCAGCCCGCCGAAATACCAGATCGACGTCAACAGCCTCGACCAGTTACCCGCCAGAACCCTGGAGCTGAACGAGATTGGCGTCTGCACCCTGAGCCTGGATCGCGCCACCGCATTTGACCCCTACGCGGAAAACCGCGACATGGGCAGCTTCATCATCATCGACCGTTACAGCAACCAGACGGTCGGCGCCGGCATGCTGCACTTTGCCCTGCGCCGCTCGCAGAACATCCACTGGCAAGCCCTGGAAGTCGACAAAGCGGCGCGTGGCCGCCTCAACGGCCACAAGCCCTGCGTGCTATGGCTGACCGGCCTGTCCGGCGCCGGCAAATCGACCATCGCCAACCTGCTGGAGCGCCGCCTGCACGCCATGGGGGTGCACACCTATCTGCTCGATGGCGACAACGTGCGCCACGGGCTGAACAAGGACCTGGGCTTCACCGCGGCGGATCGAGTGGAGAATATTCGTCGGGTCGGCGAAGTTTCCAAGCTGATGGTCGATGCCGGCCTGATCGTTATCAGTGCCTTTATCTCGCCCTTCCGCTCCGAGCGCGAGCTGGCCCGCAACCTGGTCGCAGAAGGGGAGTTCATCGAAGTCTTCGTTGACACTTCCTTGAGTGAAGTGGAGAAACGCGACCCCAAAGGCCTGTACAAGAAGGCGCGACGGGGTGAGTTGAAGAACTTCACCGGGATCGACTCCCCCTATGAGGCCCCGGAAGCGGCGGAGATCCACATCGAAACCAGCCGCCACAGCGCCGAGCAGGCCGCCGATCATATCGTTGAACAGCTGCGCGCCCGCGGCCTGGTGCACTGA